A genomic region of Nymphaea colorata isolate Beijing-Zhang1983 chromosome 2, ASM883128v2, whole genome shotgun sequence contains the following coding sequences:
- the LOC116247588 gene encoding homeobox-leucine zipper protein ANTHOCYANINLESS 2-like produces MSFGGFLERNSGGAKIVTDLPYNMPVGAIAHARLVPPSLLSRSSKSMFSSPGLSLALTSSGGGGGGMDGQVLDGDGGGGGVGGVVGVLGDFEASRNKDDEYESRSGSDNVEGASGDEQDGDNPPRKKRYHRHTPQQIQELEALFKECPHPDEKQRMELSRRLNLESRQVKFWFQNRRTQMKTQLERHENSILRQENDKLRAENMSIRDAMRNPICSNCGGPAMLGEISLEEQHLRIENARLKDELDRVCALAGKFLGRPVSAMSSVPPITSSSLDLAVGSNGFGNLSSVATATLPSGTDFSCGGGGALGIVTPRPPTMMTAERSMFAELALVAMDELVKMANTDRPLWIPSSEAGRETLNCEEYLRTFSRCIGPKPVGYVTEATRESGLVIINSVALVETLMDPNRWTEMFPCMIARSSTIDVISAGLGGTRNGALQLMHAELQVLSPLVPTREVRFLRFCKQHAEGLWAVVDVSIDGIKDNQNGAGYMSCRRLPSGCVVQDMPNGYSKVVWVEHAEYDEGSVHQMYRLLLGSGMGFGAQRWVATLQRQCECLAILMSSAISNRVDHAAITPAGRRSMLKLAQRMTNNFCAGVCASTVHKWNKLCAGNVDENVRVMTRKSVDDPGEPPGVVLSAATSVWLPVSPQRLFDFLRDERLRSEWDILSNGGPMQEMAHIAKGQDHGNCVSLLRASAMNANQSSMLILQETCTDTSGSLVVYAPVDIPAMHVVMNGGDSAYVALLPSGFAILPDGPGCRPPPQLGGMSPPARVGGSLLTVAFQILVNSLPTAKLTVESVETVNNLISCTVQKIKAALHCEN; encoded by the exons ATGAGTTTCGGGGGATTTCTAGAGAGAAACTCTGGTGGTGCGAAGATAGTGACGGATTTGCCTTACAATATGCCTGTGGGTGCAATCGCTCATGCCCGTCTTGTTCCCCCTTCTCTCTTGTCTAGATCCTCTAAGAGCATGTTTAGCTCTCCTGGATTATCTCTAGCACTG ACGAgcagtggtggtggtggtggagggaTGGATGGTCAGGTACttgatggtgatggtggtggcggtggagTTGGTGGGGTTGTAGGTGTTCTTGGCGACTTTGAAGCCAGCAGGAATAAGGATGATGAGTATGAGAGTAGATCCGGTAGTGATAATGTGGAGGGCGCGTCTGGTGATGAGCAAGATGGTGATAACCCCCCAAGGAAGAAGAGATATCACAGACATACTCCCCAGCAGATTCAGGAGCTAGAAGC TCTCTTTAAGGAGTGCCCTCATCCCGATGAAAAGCAAAGGATGGAGTTGAGTAGAAGATTGAATCTAGAGAGTAGACAAGTCAAATTTTGGTTCCAAAATAGGCGTACCCAGATGAAG ACTCAACTAGAGCGCCATGAGAACTCTATTCTCAGGCAAGAAAACGATAAGCTTCGAGCTGAAAACATGTCGATCAGGGACGCCATGAGGAACCCGATTTGCAGCAACTGCGGGGGGCCGGCGATGCTTGGAGAAATCTCACTCGAAGAACAGCATCTTCGGATCGAAAATGCTCGGCTCAAAGATGAACTAGATCGAGTCTGTGCACTTGCCGGCAAGTTCTTGGGCCGCCCCGTCTCGGCCATGTCCTCGGTGCCCCCCATCACGAGTTCATCTCTCGATCTTGCAGTGGGCAGCAATGGATTTGGAAACCTGAGCAGCGTGGCAACGGCCACATTGCCTTCTGGCACCGACTTCAGCTGCGGCGGCGGTGGTGCCCTTGGCATTGTGACGCCGAGGCCTCCTACCATGATGACTGCCGAGAGATCTATGTTTGCAGAGCTAGCCTTGGTCGCCATGGATGAGCTGGTTAAGATGGCTAACACAGATCGGCCCCTCTGGATTCCAAGCTCGGAAGCTGGGAGGGAGACGCTCAATTGTGAGGAATACCTTCGAACATTTTCTCGTTGTATAGGACCAAAGCCTGTTGGATATGTTACAGAAGCCACTAGGGAGAGCGGCTTGGTGATTATAAACAGTGTGGCTCTTGTGGAGACTCTGATGGATCCG AACCGGTGGACGGAGATGTTCCCATGTATGATTGCAAGGTCCTCCACCATTGATGTGATCTCAGCCGGCTTGGGCGGGACTAGAAACGGTGCCCTTCAATTG ATGCATGCTGAGCTTCAAGTTCTTTCTCCCCTAGTGCCGACCAGGGAGGTGCGTTTTCTGAGATTCTGCAAGCAGCACGCCGAAGGCTTATGGGCTGTGGTTGATGTATCCATTGACGGCATCAAGGACAACCAAAATGGTGCCGGTTACATGAGTTGCAGGAGACTCCCTTCTGGTTGTGTTGTTCAAGATATGCCCAATGGCTACTCTAAG GTGGTGTGGGTCGAGCACGCCGAGTACGATGAGGGCTCGGTTCATCAGATGTATCGCCTTCTGCTGGGCTCGGGCATGGGCTTCGGCGCGCAGAGGTGGGTCGCGACCCTGCAAAGACAATGCGAGTGCCTTGCCATCCTCATGTCATCGGCCATCTCCAACCGCGTCGACCATGCCG CGATTACTCCAGCGGGTCGCCGGAGCATGCTGAAGCTGGCGCAACGCATGACCAACAACTTCTGTGCCGGCGTGTGCGCGTCGACGGTGCACAAGTGGAACAAGCTGTGCGCCGGCAATGTGGATGAAAATGTGCGGGTGATGACGAGGAAGAGCGTTGACGATCCCGGCGAGCCGCCGGGCGTGGTGCTCAGCGCCGCGACGTCGGTTTGGCTGCCGGTGTCGCCGCAACGCCTGTTCGACTTCCTCCGGGACGAGCGGCTCAGGAGCGAGTGGGATATTCTCTCCAATGGCGGGCCGATGCAGGAGATGGCCCACATCGCCAAGGGCCAAGATCACGGGAACTGCGTCTCTCTCTTGCGCGCTAGC GCGATGAATGCGAACCAGAGCAGCATGTTGATCCTGCAGGAGACTTGCACCGATACGTCGGGCAGCTTGGTAGTGTACGCGCCGGTGGACATACCGGCGATGCACGTGGTGATGAATGGTGGGGACTCGGCCTATGTGGCGCTGCTGCCGTCCGGCTTCGCAATCCTGCCGGACGGACCGGGATGTCGGCCGCCCCCACAGCTTGGTGGGATGAGCCCGCCGGCAAGGGTGGGTGGCTCTCTTCTGACCGTGGCGTTCCAGATCCTGGTGAACAGCCTGCCGACGGCCAAGCTCACCGTGGAGTCCGTGGAGACGGTTAACAACCTAATCTCCTGCACCGTCCAAAAAATCAAAGCGGCTCTTCATTGCGAGAACTaa
- the LOC116246885 gene encoding 60S ribosomal protein L24-like codes for MVLKTELCRFSGAKIYPGKGIRFIRSDSQVFLFANSKCKRYFHNRLKPSKLTWTAMYRKQHKKDLHAEAVKKRRRTTKKSYSRSIVGATLEVIQKKRTEKAEVRDAAREAALREIKERIKKTKDEKKAKKAELVAKSQKSQPKGNLGRAAAPKGPKLGGGGGKR; via the exons ATGGTTCTCAA GACCGAGCTTTGCCGATTCAGTGGTGCCAAGATTTACCCTGGCAAGGGTATCAGATTCATACGGTCAGATTCTCAG GTGTTCCTTTTTGCCAATTCAAAATGCAAGAGGTACTTCCACAATCGTTTGAAGCCGTCAAAGCTTACCTGGACGGCTATGTACAGGAAGCAGCATAAGAAG GACTTACATGCTGAGGCTGTGAAGAAGAGGAGACGTACCACCAAGAAGTCATATTCTAGGTCGATAGTTGGCGCTACCCTTGAAGTAATTCAGAAGAAAAGGACTGAGAAGGCTGAAGTTCGAGATGCGGCAAGAGAAGCTGCCCTTCG TGAAATAAAGGAGAGGATTAAGAAAACCAAGGATGAGAAGAAGGCCAAGAAGGCTGAGCTGGTGGCCAAGTCCCAGAAGTCCCAGCCAAAGGGCAACTTGGGGAGGGCTGCTGCACCAAAAGGACCAAAgcttggtggtggtggtggcaaaCGCTGA
- the LOC116247832 gene encoding uncharacterized protein LOC116247832, translating to MGSHGGLKVSSVNGVKIYSVSGQRSTATWLAPKKLKALRKDKDYRRRLELIQDLRFETATTKIKATPDGEYLIASGVYPPQVKVYELRELSLKFERHLISEIVNFQVLAEDYSKLAFLCSDRSVCLHAKYGSHYSLRIPRMGRDMAYDRWSCDLLCVASSPDLYRINLEQGRFVSPLSTQSPAINVVRQSMIHGLVACGGEDGYVECFDLRAKSSIGRINAASAAGDVDEEITALQFDDIGGLQMAVGTGAGKILIYDLRQSCPVRIKDHMYGTPILDIKWHQTLNTGRPKMITTDKQIVRIWDPESGDVMAGIEPTAGTINDVCAFGESGLLLLALEGSQIPAYFIPALGPAPKWCSYLEHLTEELEESEETTIYDNYKFLAREDIDRLKLTNLIGTDLLRAYMHGFFIDYRVYQKALCLADPFAYDSYRKQRIQEKMEKERAARITIKRKLPKVNKVLAARLLENAEANEGQVNATDADAKKSKKKKGLGDELLKDERFAALFEDKDFEIDEHSFEYLALHPNSSKQQPSSIEEHFDPVLDDDEEGNMSGSEASSLNSSENEVEDDDGSRRRAARAPRLYEVKDARHAEAFWSGTSLSKEEALSMEERVAALEKQAQNEAATVKKGPGGSREMSFIAKSRGKRDPDDDEPEEKRRGTESLGLKPDSEEFHHRHKRGGKNWSRGRSKPRGRGRGRGRR from the exons ATGGGCAGCCATGGAGGTTTGAAGGTTTCTTCCGTAAATGGCGTGAAGATTTACTCGGTTTCAGGGCAACGGTCGACAGCGACGTGGCTTGCGCCGAAGAAATTGAAGGCTCTTCGCAAAGATAAAG ATTACAGGCGAAGGTTAGAATTGATTCAAGATTTGCGATTTGAGACTGCAACAACTAAAATTAAAGCAACACCCGACGGAGAGTATCTTATTGCCTCAG GTGTATATCCACCACAGGTTAAAGTATATGAGTTGAGGGAATTGTCGTTGAAGTTTGAAAGGCACCTGATTTCTGAGATAGTTAATTTCCAG GTACTTGCTGAAGACTATTCAAAATTAGCATTTCTGTGTTCCGATCGCTCAGTTTGCTTACATGCAAAATATGGAAGCCACTACAGCTTACGGATCCCAAG GATGGGACGGGATATGGCATATGATCGATGGTCTTGTGACCTTCTTTGTGTCGCCTCTTCTCCAGATTTGTACAGAATAAACTTGGAACAA GGGCGTTTCGTTTCCCCACTCAGCACTCAGTCTCCAGCTATAAATGTTGTTCGTCAGAG TATGATCCATGGGCTTGTTGCATGTGGTGGTGAGGATGGTTATGTGGAATGCTTTGACTTGAGAGCAAAATCTTCAATTGGCAGGATCAATGCTGCATCAGCAGCTGGTGATGTTGATGAG GAGATTACTGCTTTACAGTTTGATGATATTGGAGGTTTGCAGATGGCAGTTGGAACTGGTGCTGGAAAG ATCTTAATATACGACTTGCGACAATCATGCCCTGTTCGCATTAAGGATCATAT GTATGGAACTCCCATTTTGGATATCAAGTGGCACCAGACACTGAATACTGGCAGACCAAAAATGATTACTACCGACAAGCAGATTGTTCGAATTTGGGACCCTGAATCG GGAGATGTCATGGCTGGAATTGAGCCCACAGCTGGAACCATTAATGATGTTTGCGCTTTTGGTGAGAGCGGGTTGCTGCTTTTGGCACTAGAGGGCAGCCAGATACCAGCATATTTCATTCCTGCTCTTGGACCTGCTCCTAAGTGGTGCTCCTACCTAGAGCACCTAACG GAAGAACTTGAAGAGAGCGAAGAAACAACCATCTATGATAACTATAAATTTTTGGCAAGAGAGGATATTGATCGCCTAAAATTGACAAATTTGATTGGCACTGATCTGTTAAGAGCTTATATGCATGGGTTCTTTATTGATTATCGTGTCTATCAAAAG GCGCTATGTTTGGCAGATCCATTTGCATATGATTCTTACCGTAAGCAACGGATAcaagagaaaatggagaaagaacgTGCTGCTCGAATTACA ATAAAGAGAAAACTTCCTAAAGTGAACAAGGTTCTCGCTGCTCGTCTGCTTGAAAATGCAGAAGCCAATGAAGGTCAAGTGAATGCAACAGATGCCGATGCAAAGaaatccaagaaaaagaagggacTGGGTGATGAACTGCTGAAAGATGAACGGTTTGCAGCACTATTTGAAGACAAG GACTTTGAAATTGATGAGCATTCCTTTGAATATTTGGCGCTTCATCCCAATTCTTCTAAGCAGCAGCCATCATCGATTGAGGAACATTTTGATCCAGtccttgatgatgatgaagagggGAACATGAGTGGCTCTGAGGCATCAAGTCTCAACTCATCAGAAAATGAGGTAGAGGATGACGATGGAAGTAGGAGAAGAGCTGCACGTGCTCCAAG GCTTTATGAGGTAAAGGATGCACGCCATGCTGAAGCATTCTGGAGTGGAACTTCCCTCTCGAAGGAGGAGGCTCTCTCTATGGAGGAGAGGGTGGCCGCCCTTGAAAAGCAGGCTCAAAATGAAGCGGCTACTGTCAAAAAAGGGCCTGGTGGATCGCGGGAGATGTCATTCATTGCAAAGAGCCGTGGTAAGAGAGATCCTGACGATGATGAACCAGAAGAGAAAAGGCGAGGTACCGAGTCTTTGGGCCTTAAACCTGATAGCGAAGAGTTTCATCATAGGCATAAGAGAGGTGGCAAAAATTGGAGTCGAGGTAGGAGCAAACCCCGAGGGCGAGGCCGAGGCAGAGGCCGACGGTGA